Proteins from a genomic interval of Aquila chrysaetos chrysaetos chromosome 20, bAquChr1.4, whole genome shotgun sequence:
- the LOC115353834 gene encoding musculoskeletal embryonic nuclear protein 1 isoform X1, translating into MSQPAPVKKKRPPVKEEDLKGARGKLSKNQEIKSKTYQVMKQCEQMGSVAPSIFSRDRTGGETVFEKPKQEPAKSVFG; encoded by the exons ATGTCACAG CCAGCCCCTGTGAAAAAGAAGCGGCCTCCAGTGAAGGAAGAAGACCTCAAAGGAGCCAGAGGAAAGCTTTCCAAAAACCAGGAAATTAAATCCAAAACCTACCAAGTGATGAAGCAGTGCG aacAAATGGGCTCTGTGGCACCCTCCATATTCAGCCGGGATCGGACAGGGGGTGAAACAGTCTTCGAGAAACCGAAACAAGAGCCGGCCAAGAGCGTCTTTGGCTGA
- the LOC115333300 gene encoding inter-alpha-trypsin inhibitor heavy chain H4-like has translation MEERTLLALVVFSSLVVLAETIAQKHAIEIYSLHVDCKVTSRFAHTVVTSKIVNRANESREATFEVELPKTAFITNFSMSIDGKVYPGIIKEKASAQKEYDTAVLRGQSAGLVKITGRKLEQFHVSVSVAAASKVAFKLTYEELLKRQLGKLELLIKVRPKQLVKHFEIDVHIFEPQGIRFLETDSTFMTNELTEALTKVQNETKAHILFKPTVDQQKINPELDETLLNGDFVVRYDVKRGAAAGDIQIVNGYFVHYFAPHEMPVFPKNVIFLIDRSGSMAGRKIEQTRTALLKILQDLRPEDHFSFITFNSKVAEWRSSLLPATAENMANAAGFVQTLSASGGTDINRALLTAVSVLDKAERLPKSSVSMIILLTDGQPTSGESNVEVIQENIQKAVNGKYALFCLGFGFDVSYKFLEKMALSNGGIARRIYENADAALQLQGFYQEVATPILRKIEMQYPENAVEGLTKNNFKLFFEGSEIIVSGKISNELDLLPVEIKAQSHASDLTLKEEANVKEKEQVFQNQSYIFGNFIERLWAYLTIHQLLEKSISAQEEDQKTLEAQALELSLRYSFVTPLTSMVVTKPAGQQQTELANKPTEADNEKPSSFPVGDAYRLRSGSPPGRWRSETQSGSNKKLSSVVVRLRDKTRAQPLANGYPQLLLQLPKQNEIICLNTDGKAQPSVHLLSDPEQGLTVTGKLGDRINHFVQFEVTYVNPPVRIHVSTDEIVLSHDTESTRLPWTESATSTVQGLRVSVEKERSITASLSDTVTVKISFVKFPDDFLGLYFLNTDCFSDKVNGLLGQFYSKAHFENNSYINQRADERLLSVSGSEHKVTRQFKKDYRLESTSDPVSCWSIDLTP, from the exons ATGGAGGAGAGAACGTTGCTCGCTTTGGTGGTCTTTTCCTCACTCGTAGTATTAGCAGAAACTATTGCTCAAAAg catgCTATTGAAATCTACAGCCTCCACGTGGACTGCAAGGTCACATCGCGATTTGCTCACACCGTCGTCACCAGCAAAATTGTCAACCGGGCTAATGAGTCCAGAGAGGCGACCTTTGAAGTGGAGTTACCCAAGACGGCCTTCATCACCAACTTCTCCAT GTCCATCGATGGCAAAGTATACCCAGGAATAATAAAGGAGAAAGCTTCTGCTCAAAAGGAATATGACACTGCGGTCTTGCGCGGGCAGAGCGCCGGCCTCGTCAA AATCACAGGCAGAAAACTGGAGCAGTTTCACGTGTCCGTCAGCGTTGCGGCCGCCAGCAAAGTCGCTTTCAAGCTGACGTACGAGGAGCTGTTGAAGCGGCAGCTGGGGAAGTTGGAGCTGCTGATCAAGGTCCGGCCCAAGCAGCTTGTTAAGCACTTCGAG ATTGATGTGCACATCTTCGAGCCCCAAGGCATACGCTTCTTGGAGACAGACAGCACGTTCATGACAAACGAGTTAACTGAGGCGCTCACGAAAGTGCAGAACGAAACCAAG gctcatattttatttaagccAACTGTAGATCAACAGAAGATAAATCCTGAACTCGATGAAACTCTCCTCAATGGTGATTTTGTTGTGCGTTATGATGTTAAGAGAGGTGCCGCTGCTGGTGATATAcag atcGTCAATGGGTATTTTGTGCATTATTTTGCACCCCACGAAATGCCAGTGTTTCCCAAAAATGTCATCTTCCTTATAGATCGAAGTGGCTCCATGGCAGGCAGAAAAATTGAACAG ACGAGGACTGCCCTGTTGAAGATTTTGCAAGACCTCCGCCCAGAAGATCATTTCAGCTTTATCACCTTTAACAGCAAAGTGGCGGAGTGGAGGAGTTCTTTGTTGCCAGCCACTGCAGAGAACATGGCGAATGCTGCAGGATTCGTGCAAACTCTTTCTGCTAGTGGAG GCACAGATATCAATCGCGCCCTGCTGACTGCCGTGAGCGTGCTGGATAAAGCCGAGAGGCTGCCAAAAAGCAGCGTCTCCATGATTATTTTGCTGACAGACGGCCAGCCCACTTCTG GTGAGAGTAATGTGGAAGTAattcaagaaaacattcagaaagcAGTCAATGGGAAATATGCTCTTTTCTGCCTTGGCTTTGGGTTCGATGTCAGTTATAAGTTCCTGGAGAAAATGGCCCTAAGCAATGGGGGAATAGCACGTCGTATATACGAAAACGCTGATGCAGCCTTGCAGCTCCAG GGCTTTTATCAAGAGGTGGCTACCCCAATATTAAGGAAAATTGAAATGCAGTATCCAGAAAATGCCGTTGAGGGATTAACCAAGAACAATTTCAAGCTGTTTTTTGAAGGATCTGAAATTATAGTGTCTGGAAAAATTAGCAATGAGCTTGATCTTTTGCCAGTAGAAATTAAAGCTCAGTCA CATGCTAGTGACCTGACTCTTAAAGAAGAAGCAAATGTCAAAGAGAAGGAGCAAGTGTTTCAAAATCAAAGTTACATCTTTGGAAATTTCATAGAGAGACTGTGGGCTTACTTAACCATTCATCAGCTTCTGGAAAAATC TATTTCAGCACAAGAAGAGGACCAGAAAACCCTGGAGGCGCAAGCCTTAGAGCTGTCTCTGCGGTACAGCTTCGTTACACCCCTCACTTCCATGGTGGTCACCAAACCTGCCGGCCAGCAGCAGACAGAGCTGGCGAACAAACCCACCGAAGCTG ATAATGAGAAGCCCAGCAGTTTTCCAGTAGGag atGCTTACAGACTGAGGAGTGGATCACCTCCTG GTCGATGGCGCTCCGAGACCCAATCTGGCAGCAACAAGAAGCTGTCGTCAGTAG TTGTCAGGCTAAGAGACAAAACAAGAGCACAACCTCTTG CCAATGGATATCCACAGCTTCTCTTGCAATTacccaaacaaaatgaaataatctgtttaAATACTGATGGAAAAGCACAGCCCTCTGTCCACCTGCTGTCAGATCCGGAGCAAG GACTCACTGTGACGGGGAAACTTGGGGACAGAATAAATCACTTTGTGCAGTTTGAAGTTACCTATGTGAATCCCCCCGTGAGAATCCACGTCTCCACGGATGAGATTGTCCTCAGCCACGATACCGAGAGCACTCGGCTGCCATGGACGGAGTCAGCCACCTCCACTGTCCAGGG GCTGAGAGTTTCagttgaaaaggaaagaagcattACAGCATCATTGTCTGATACGGTCACAGTGAAAATTTCCTTTGTAAAGTTTCCAGATGATTTCCTTGGGTTGTATTTCTTGAACACCGACTGTTTTTCTGACAAAGTCAATGGACTTCTGG GTCAATTTTAttcaaaagcacattttgaGAATAATTCGTACATCAATCAGAGAGCTGATGAAAGACTCCTAAGTGTGTCTGGATCTGAGCACAAAGTTACCAG gCAATTCAAGAAGGATTACAGGCTTGAGTCAACCAGCGATCCTGTTTCCTGCTGGTCAATAGATCTAACTCCCTAG